Within Eggerthella timonensis, the genomic segment GGTGGCGGACCCATCGCTCATCACGAGCGCCGCCGCGGCGTTCGGCTCGCAGGCCATCCTCTGCGCCATCGACGCGAAGCACGTCGCGGGCGCGGGAGACAAGTGGGAGGTCTACGTGCACGGAGGGCGCAAGGCTACGGGCATCGACGCCGTGGAGTGGGCGCAAGAGGCGGCGCGGCGCGGGGCTGGGGAGATCCTGCTCACCAGCATGGACCGCGACGGCAGCCGCGACGGCTTCGACTGCGCGCTCACCCGCGCCGTGGCGCGCGCCGTGGACATCCCGGTCATCGCTTCGGGCGGGGTGGGGAAGCTCGAGCACTTCGCCCAGGGCGTCATCGAGGGCGAGGCCGACGCCGTGCTGGCCGCCAGCGTCTTCCATTTCGGCGAGCTCACCGTGCGCCAAGTGAAGGAGCACATGCGCGCCCAAGGCATCCCGGTGAGGCTGTGACGTCTTCGCACGCTGTTTTATCCGTAAAATAGGAACATTTGTTCTTGACTAGAGAACGCTGGAAAGCTATACTGCATAGCAGGTTGGTAGGTGCCTAACCGCAATTCCCGGGACAGCCTCATAACTACTCGCGTGCGAAAGAGGAGGCCGTCCATGCTTGCCAACAGCGATGGATATCTGAACGCCCTGAATCACATCAAAAGAGAAATAGCCGACGCGCAGAACCGTGCGGTACAAAGCGCTAATGCAGAGGTGATCCAGCTGTATTGGCGCGTCGGCCGCTTGATAGACGAGCGATCCCTATGGGGAAACAAGTACCTCGAAACCCTTTCCCGCGATATACGCCTTGCGTTTCCGGGCATTAAAGGCTTTTCCGTGAGAAGCATGAAGTACATGGTCAAATTCGCGCGCGAGGTGGATCGCCAATTGTGCGACAGCTGTTGCACAATTCCATGGGGCCATATCACCCATCTTCTCGATAAGACGGAACCGGGTGCGGAGCGCAAATGGTACGTTCAGGCCACCATAGAGAACGGGTGGAGCCGTGCGGTTCTTTTGCACCAGATAGAGACCAGACTCTACCAGCGACAAGCGCTCTCCGGTAAAGTGAGCAATTTCGAGCGGACGCTTCCATCGCCCGAAAGCGAGCTGGCGCAGCAGACGCTCAAAGATCCGTACATTTTCGATTTCATCACGACGCGCCAAGGTGCAGTCGAACACGAGGTGGAAGATCGCATGATGGAGAACCTCACCAAGCTCTTGCTCGAGCTTGGCACAGGGTTCGCCTTCGTCGGAAGACAATACCACCTTTCAGTGGGCGAGCAGGATTTCTATATCGACTTGCTTTTTTATAACATTCGGCTGCGAAGTTACGTGGTCGTAGAGTTGAAGAGTGCCGCATTCAAGCCCGAGTTCGCGGGTAAACTGAACTTCTACCTTTCGGCGGTAGACGACCTGCTGCGCACCGAACATGACAACCACAGCATCGGGTTGCTTTTGTGCAAGACGAAGGATAACGTGGTAGCCGAATACGCGTTGCGCGACATCGGCAAGCCGATGGGCGTCAGCGAATACCGGCTCGCCGAAGTGCTGCCGGAGGGCTTCGCCGATCTGCTGCCTTCGCCGGAGGATATCGAGAAACGAATATGAAATGCAATCGTGCAACAGCTGCTGCACGATTCGAGCGACCAAGGAGCGCTGCATGGACATGCCCGAACTGACCTACAACGCCGACGGGTTGATCCCGTGCATCGTGCAGGATGCGGACACCCTCGAGGTGCTCATGATGGCGTGGATGAGCGAGGAATCGCTCGCGCTGACGCTCGAGCGCGGCGAGACGGTGTTTTGGAGCCGCAGCCGTCAGGAGCTGTGGCATAAGGGCGCCACGTCGGGCAACGTGCAGCGGCTCGTGGAGCTGCGCTACGACTGCGATGCCGACACGCTGCTCGCGCTCGTGCACCCGGCAGGGCCGGCCTGCCACACGGGGGAGCGCACCTGCTTCTTCCGCACCGTCCCTCGTTAAACGCGCAGTAGCCGAGCGGCGCATCGTAGCACGAAACGAGGGATTTACCCGTGCAATGCCGAGCGATCTCCTCAGAGGGGTTGTGAGGCCGTTGAGCGTGTCCCATAATAACTGCCGATAGGTTGGCGCGTTTGCGAAGGGAGCGCGAGTGGCCGCGAGAACGGCAGCATGCGATGGAGACGCGAGGAGCGGGGCCGAATCGGCAGAGCGCCCCTCCGAGCCCGTGCGCATCGACTCCCTCACGGGGCTGTTGACCAAAGAGGCGTTCTTCGCCGAGGCCGCCGCCTACCTGCGCGGCCCGGACGGCGCCCGCGCGAGCATCGTCTGCTTCGACGTCGACCATTTCAAGCTACTCAACGATCTGCACGGACTCGATCGCGGCGATGAGTTGCTGGCCTTTCTGGGCGCCGCGCTCAAGGAGCGCTTCTCGCCCGACGGCTCGTATCCGCTCGCTCATCTCGCCGCCGACACGTTCGCCCTGTGCTCCTCCGGCATCGACCCTGCCTGCGTCGAGCGCGCGCTCATTGACATTGCCGCGACTTGCCCGCTCGGCATCGACGCCATCGTGCGCGCCGGCGTCTACGACATCGAGGACCCCGACGCCCCCGTCAGCCTCATGTGCGACCGCGCGGTCATCGCGCTGCGCACGGTGAAGGGCAGCTATTTCGACCGCGTCGCGCAGTACGATCCCGACATGCGCGCGTCGCTCATCCGCGAGCGCGAGGTGATCGCCGGCATCGAGTCCGCGCTGCGCGAGGACCGCATCGAGCTGTTCCTGCAACCGAAGTGCAACATGCGCACCGGCAAGATCGTCGGCGCCGAGGCGCTTGCGCGCTGGCGGCATCCCGATCGCGGCATCGTCGCCCCCGGCGAGTTCATCCCCCTGCTCGAGCGCAACGGCCTTGTGCGCTCGCTCGATCTGCGGGTGTGGGAGAAGTCGGCCGCCTGGGTCAGGAGCCTCATCGACCGGGGAGTGCGCCCCGTTCCCGTTTCGGTGAACGTGTCGAGAGCCGATATCTACCTGATGGACGTGTCTGCCGAGCTCCATGCGCTCGTTCAGCGCTACGGCATCGATCCCTCGCTCATCGAAGTCGAGATCACCGAAAGCGCCTACTCGGAGCGGCCCGACCGCATCGTCGCCGCGTTCGACGCGTTGGCGGAGCGCGGGTTCACCGTGCTCATGGACGACTTCGGCAGCGGTTACTCGTCGCTCAACATGCTCAAGGACATCAACGTCGACGTGTTGAAGATCGACATGCGCTTCCTCGACCGCGACGACCGGCGCAGCAAGGACATCATGGAGTCGGTCATCCGCATGGCGCGCTGGCTCGATCTGCCCGTCATCGCCGAGGGCGTGGAGACGCGCGAGCAGGTGAACTTCCTGTTGGACGTGGGCTGCTCGTACGCCCAGGGCTACTACTACGCGCGCCCCATGGAGGTGTCCGCGTTCGAGGGGCTGCTGACCGACGGATCGAGCGTCGAGCACGAGCAGCGCGTGCTGCAGGAGGCGCGCCGACCCGTCCTCGATTTCAAGGACCTGCTGCACGAGAACATCATCAGCGACCGCATGCTGTCGAGCATCATCGGCTCGGTCGCCCTGTACTCCTACGCCGACGAGGATCTGCGCCTTCTGCGCGGCAACGAAGCCTACCATCGGCTGATCACGGCGTTCGACGCCGACGTGCGGGGCGCCGAAGAGGGCGGCAGCGTGCTTCCGTTCGTGATGGAAGAGGATCGCCCCGCGCTCGTCGCCGCAGCCGAGGAGGCGGTGCGCTCATGTCCCGACGACGGCGTGGAGGTCATCGTGCGTCGCGCCGGCACGCGCGGATGCCGCTGGCACAAGCTGCGCCTGTTCCATCTCGGCACGACGAACGGCGTGGCCACCGTGTACGCCAGCATCGCCGACGTGACGGCGCACATGCGGGATATGGAGGCGCTCCGCATGAGCGAGCGGCGCTTCGAGATCGCCATGGAAGCCACGAGCATCGTGGTGTTCGAGCTGGACATCCCCACGCGAACGGCGCGCTATTCGGAGTTCGTGCAGCAGGCGTTCGGCCTGGCCGAAACCGTGGCGAACGCTCCGGAGGGCTTTATCGAGCAGGGGACGGTGGCCGACGAGTCGGTGGAGGACTTCCGTGGCATCTACCGCGCCCTGTACGCGGGCGCCCCGCGTGCCTCCGCGGTGATCCGCGCCAACATGGCGGACGGCTCGGACGTATGGAACCGCGTGACGCTGATGGCCGTTCCGAACGGCGCGAAGGCTCCCGACAAGGCCGTGGGTCTCGTGGAGAACGTCACGCGCGAGAAGCAAATGGAACGCTCGCTCGAGCATATCGGGAGGAACCCGCAGCTGGCGCACGGGCAGGAACGCGCCGTCCGCACCGATTCGTAGACCTTCCTCCATCGCATTTCCACGAACCCGCGCGCTTTGCGCTTGAACGAACCGAACACATGCGGTACCATGATGATCAGTTCTTTTATCTCTCAGCACACATCCAACACATCCGCATCTCATCACGGAATCCATGCGCGCAGTCGCGCGCGTTTCACCTGTAATAGCCATTGTATAAGGAGGACCTGGGTGAAGTTTTTTCTGGACACCGCCGATCTCAACGAAATAGAAGAGGCGGCCAGCTGGGGCGTGCTCGCCGGCGTCACCACGAACCCGACGCTGTACGCGCGCACCGGCGGCAAGCTCGACGATTTCCACAACCACATCAAGCGCATCTGCGAGATCGTCGACGGTCCCGTCTCCGCCGAAAGCGTCGCCATGACGCGCGACGAGATCATCCGCGACGGCCGCGAGCTGGCCGCGCTCGCCGACAACGTGGTCGTGAAGATCCCCACCATGGTGGAGGGTCTCGCCGCCACCAAGGCGCTCTCCGAAGAGGGCATCCCCGTGAACATGACGCTGTGCTTCAGCGTGCCGCAGGCCATCATGGCCGCGCGCGCCGGCGCCCGCTACATCAGCCCCTTCGTCGGCCGTTTCGACGACATCGCCGAAGACGGCATCGCGCAGCTGGCCGACGTGGTGGCCGCCGTGAACAACTACGACTTCGGCCACGACGTGGAAATCATCGCCGCGTCGGTGCGCAGCGCAAACCACGTGACGCAGGCCGCCCTCATGGGCGCCGACATCGCCACGGTGCCGTTCGCCGCGCTCAAGAAGTGCGTGCAGCATCCGTTGACGGATCGCGGCCTCGATGCGTTCATGAAGGACTGGGAGAAAGTTCAGCAAGCATGAGCGAAAACGAAGCAACCTCCACGGCCCCCGCGGCCGCTCCTGCCAAGCGCCGTTCGACGAGCGTGAACGCCAAATCGGCAAGCAAGGCGGAAGGCGCTGCGACGCCAGGCCGCAACTCGTCGGCAACGCGCACGCCGCGCAAGTCGGTGAAGGCGGGCGGAACGCAGCAACAGCAGCAGGGCTCGGGTTCGAACAACCGCCGCCAGAACGCCTCGAACGCGGGCAAGCCGAACGGCGGCAACAACAACCGCCAGAAGCAGGGCGGCGGCCAGAACCGCCAGAACAACAACCAGAACCAGCGCCGCCAACGCCGCCAGCACGACAACAACCGCGGCAACCGCGAAGTGCAGCCCAGCGTGTCGCGCGAGGAGCTGGCGAAGCTCAAGGTGGCCGAGCTGCGCGAGAAGGCCGCCGAGTTCAACCTCGACGTCACGGGCCTCAAGAAGGCCGAGCTCGTCGAAGCCGTGTTCGGCGCCAGCGTGAAGGCCGAGGGCTTCATCGAGGTGTCGGGCATCCTCGACATCCTCGCCGACGGCTACGGCTTTTTGCGCACGCAGGGCTACCTGCCCAGCGAGACGGACTGCTACGTTGGTCTGTCCACCATCCGCCGCAACGGCCTGCGCAGAGGCGATCTCGTGGCCGGCCAGACGCGCCCGGCGCGCGAGAACGAGAAGTACGCGGCCATCCAGAAGGTGACGGCCGTCAACGGCACCCCGGTCGAAGAGCTGGGAAGCCGCGTCCGCTTCGGCGATCTCACCCCGGTCTACCCGGACGAGTGCCTCACCATGGAGCACGGCAAGAACACCGTCACCGCGCGCGTCATCGATCTCGTGTCGCCCATCGGCAAAGGCCAGCGCGGCCTCATCGTCAGCCCCCCGAAGGCCGGCAAAACCACCATCCTCAAGGACATCGCGGCCGCCATCAGCGCGAACAACCCCGAAGTGCACCTCATGTGCCTGCTCGTGGACGAGCGTCCCGAAGAGGTCACCGACATGGAGCGCTCCATCAAGGGCGAAGTCATCTCCTCGACGTTCGACATGCCCACCGAGAACCACATCGCCGTGTCCGAGCTGGTCATCGAGCGCGCGAAGCGCCTCGTGGAATGCGGCAAGGACGTCGTCGTGCTGCTCGACTCGCTCACGCGCCTCGCGCGCGCCTACAACCTGGCGCAGCCGGCCTCGGGCCGCATCCTGTCGGGCGGCGTCGATTCCACGGCGCTCTACCCGCCGAAGCGCTTCCTGGGCGCCGCCCGCAACATCGAGCACGGCGGCAGCCTCACCATCCTGGCCTCGGCGCTCGTGGACACGGGATCGAAGATGGACGAGGTCATCTTCGAGGAGTTCAAGGGCACCGGCAACATGGAACTCAAGCTCGATCGCAACCTGGCCGACCGCCGCATCTTCCCGGCCATCGACCCGGTGGCTTCGGGCACGCGCAAGGAGGATCTGCTGCTCGAGCCGCAGGAGGCGCCGCTCATCTGGGCCGTGCGCCGCATCCTGGCGAACACGAACAGCACCGAGCGCGCCATGGACATGCTCATCAAGTCGCTCAAGCAGACCGAGACGAACCAGGAGTTCCTCGTGCGCACGGCGAAGAAGGCCCAGCATACCAAGGCGGACGGATCGCTCGAGTTCTAAGGCCCGGCATCCGTCATCCGGGCGTCAACGTGCATGCCGCCCGCGGTCTTATAATGGAAACCACCAGGGAACCGCATCCGTTGGATGCGGTTCCGTGCCGCATACGGTAGTATGAGCAGACGCATGAACCTAGGAGGGACCATGTCTCAAGATAACAACTGGCAGCAGCAGGTATGGCAGCAGCCGGCCGCCCCGCAGCAACCGGCCCCGCAGGGCGCCCCGTACGGCTACGCCGTGCAGCAGCCTCCGAAGAAAAGCCGCGGCTGGATCGTGGCCCTCGTGGCCGTCGTGCTCGTGTTCGCGCTGCTGGCGCTGGGCATGTGGTCGTGCACGTCCGTCATGTCCTCGTCGTTCGGCTCCTTCGGCGCCGGCTCCGCGGTCGACGACGTCGACTACCTCACGGGCGACGCGGTGGGCGTCATCGACATCGACGGCACCATCCAATACGACGGCTCCACCTCGAGCCCCGAGGGCCTCAAGGCCCAGCTCGACCGCGCCGAGAAGAACAACCACATCAAGGCCGTCGTGCTGCGCGTGAACTCCGGCGGCGGCACCGCCACTGCGGGCGAGGAGATGTCCGATTACGTGCGCGAGTTCTCCGAACGCTCCGGCAAGCCCGTCGTGGTGTCGAGCGCGTCCATGAACGCGAGCGCCGCCTACGAGATATCCTCGCAGGCCGACTACATCTACACGGCCAAGACCACGGCCATCGGCGCCATCGGCACGGCCATGCAGGTCACCGACCTGTCGGGCCTTATGGAGAAGCTGGGCATCTCGGTGGACAACGTCACGAGCGCCGACAGCAAGGACTCCAGCTACGGCACGCGCCCGCTCACCGACGAGGAGCGCGCCTATTACCAGGATCAGGTCGACCAGATCAACGAGACGTTCATCCAGACCGTGGCCGAGGGCCGCGACATGCCCGTCGAGGACGTGCGCGCGCTGGCGACGGGCCTCACCTTCACCGGCATGACGGCGGTCGAGAACGGCTTGGCCGACGAGATCGGCACGAAGGACGACGCCGTGTCCAAGGCGGCCGAGCTCGCAGGCGTCTCGCAGTACGCCACGGTCACCCTCAAGGATTCTTCGAGCAGCCTTTCGAGCCTGCTCGATCTCATGTCCGAAAGCAACGTCTCCACCGACGATATCGCCCGAGCGCTGAAGGAGCTGGACACCGATGGCAGCATCGCCCACTAGCAACGAACGAATCTCCTGGCCCAAGCGCGCCGTGGTCACGGCGGGCATGCCCTACGGCAACAAGCCGCTTCACTTCGGCCACATCGCCGGCGTGTTCGTGCCCGCCGACGCCTTCGCGCGCTTCCTGCGCGACCGCATCGGCGCCGCCAACGTTCGCTTCATCAGCGGCACGGACTGCTTCGGCTCACCCATCAACGAGGGCTACCGCAAGCTCGTGGAGGCGGGGGAGTTCGACGGCTCCATCGCCGACTACGTCGAACGCAACCACGAGGCGCAGAAGCGCACGCTCGAGGCCTACGGCATCAGCCTGTCCATCTACGAGGGGTCGGGGATGGGCCACTCGGGCGACGTGCACCAGCTGATCACCGAGAAGTTCATCGAGAAGCTGCACGAGAACGGGCACTTGCAGCGCCGCGCCACGCTGCAGTTCTACGACACGGAGGCCGACACGTTCCTCAACGGCCGTCAGGTGGTCGGCCGCTGCCCCGTGCAGGGCTGCAAGTCCGAGCACGCCTACGCCGACGAGTGCGACCTCGGGCACAGCTACGCGCCCGAGGACCTCATCGCGCCGAAGTCGTCGCTGACGGGCACCACGCCCGAGATGCGTCCCGTGGAGAACTGGTACTTCGACCTGCCCGCGTTCGCCGACTTCCTGCGCGGCCACGTGGCGGCGCTCGAGGCCGATCCCGAGGTGCGCGCCATCGTGCCGCAGACCATCAAGGAATTCCTCGCCCCGCCCGTCGTCTACATCAAGAACGACGCGCGCGAGGCCTACGAGGCCGTGGCGGCCGAGCTGCCGAAGCACGAGCTGCGCGAGGCCGAGAAGGGCAAGCAGAGCTTCGAGATCGAATTCGCCACGATCGACGACCGCGACGCGGCGCGCGAGGTGCTAGGGCGGGCGGGCATCCGCTTCCGCACGGGCAAGGCGCTCGTGCCGTTCCGCATCACCGGCAACATCGAGTGGGGCGTGAAGGCGCCGGTCATCGACGGTCTCGAGGGCCTCACGGTGTGGTGCTGGCCCGAGAGCCTGTGGGCTCCCATGTCGTTCACGATGGCGGTCAACGACAAGATGGGGCTGCCGCGCGGCAGCTGGCGCGATTACTGGTGCTCGGAAGATGCCGAGGTGTACCAGTTCATCGGACAGGACAACCTGTACTTCTACGGCGTGGCCCAGCCGGCGCTCATCGAGGCGCTGCGCCCCGGCGACATCCTCGCCCCGGGCGTCACCGACCACCCCATCCGCCAGACGACGCTCGTGGCGAACCACCACATCCTGTTCGGCGACAAGAAGGCCTCATCGTCGGGCTCGGTGAAGCCGCCCACGGCCGACGAGCTTTTGGACTACTACACCGTCGAGCAGCTGCGCGCGCACTTCCTGGCGCTCGGCCTCGACCAGAAGTCGGTGGGCTTCAAGCCCAAGCCGTTCCTCGCCACCCCCGAGGAGCTCGAGGACACGCGCGTGGCCGACCCGGTGCTCAAGGAGGGCGCGCTGCTGACGAACGTGTTCAACCGCCTGGCGCGCAGCTGCTTCTACGAGGCGCAGAAGAACTTCGAGGGCTACCTGCCGCTGGGCGAGGTATCCGAGGACGTGGTGGCGAAGGCGCACGAGGTGCTGCGCGCCTACGACGACACGATGCACCGCGTGGAGCTGCACACCATCATGTCGATCATGGACGAGTTCATCCGCTGGGCGAACAAGCGCTGGTCGGACGGCATCAGAGAGGCCGAGAACACGGGCGACGACGAGCTGCGCCGCCAGGTGCTCGTGGACTCGTTCTTCCTGCTGCGCATGGCCACGCTGCTCATGCACCCCGTGGTGCCGGCGGGCGCCGAGAAGATCTGCGACTACCTCAGCTTCGAGTTCGACGACTTCTTCAGCTGGAACTACGACTTCGAGGGCATGGAGGAGCTGTGCAGCGCCGGCGAGATCACCGAGGCGCGCCACCGCATCCGTGAGCTGCCGCCCCGCTTCGACTTCTTCGCCAAGCATCCGAGCCAGTACAAGTAGCGAAACCGAGAGCGCCCCGCCCGCCGGGGCGCTCGTCGTGAGACGAAGGGACGGGGTTATCGTCTCGTCCCGCAGAACGAGGCGCTTGCCTCCACGTTTTACGGCGGGACGAGACGATAACCCCGTCCCTTCGTCTCGTGGCCGCAGCGTCTTTCGACCGATGCTTGCATGCGCGAGCAAGGAAAACGCCCGCCCGCGGGATGCGGGCGGGCGTCTCGATCGGTGCGGAACGCGGGGCGCTCTAGACCACTTCGAACTCGAGCGTCGCCGCGAGCGGGGACACCACGTCGTCGGCGGTCTTCGCGCGCACGGTCATGCGGTAGTCGCCCTTCTCCTCGAACGACGTGGTGAACTGCCAGTTCACCCACTTGTCGGCCGTTGCGCCGTCGGTGTCGCACGTCGTCCAGGTGGCTCCGTTGTCGAAGGAGAACTCGATGGCGGCGATGGGGCTGCCCAGATCGTCAGCCACGCCCTCGAACGTGATCTCGTCGCCGGCCTTGAACACGCAGTCGTCGGCGTAGTTCATGATGTTGATCTTGTTGCGGTAGCAGGGATCCACCTGCTGCACGTCGGGCTCGGCGTCCTCCTGCGTCAGCTCGATGTTCACGATGTCGCGCGTGAAGTAGCGCGCCACCGTCTCGGGCATCCATAGCTGCAGGCTCGACCCGGTGGCCGCTTCCAGCTCCTGGCCGTTCACCTGGTACACCAGAAGCGCGTTCTTCTCGAGGGCGTAGCGCAGCGGCAGCGGCTGGCCGAAGCCGTCCGCGCCGTAGGCGGTGACGGTGTTCACGCCGTCCTCGAGATCGGCCATCTCCACGACGGCCGACAGCGGCACGCCCATGACGGCCGCCTGGCCGAAGGGGGAGCCGGTGGCGCACGAGCACGCCATCATCGTCTCCTGGCTGGCATCGTCGGCCATGTCGCGCACGTCGATGGTGAAGTTCTTCTTGATGTTGCCGCCCACGTTCACGTAGAAGTTGGCGACGCCGCCCTCCGTGTCGACGAACTCGGTGGCGGGCTTCGAGCACATGCTGGTCAGGGCCGCGCCGAACACGTTGAACAGTTCGTCGTTGGGAGTGACGCCCTCCTGGTTGAAGGAGAACGAGCCCTGCGCGTCGTGCACGGCCACGAAGGACCCGTCGTCCTCGTTGAACCACTGGGCCGTCACCACGTTGTCGCCCACGGTGTGCGTCGTGGCGATCGGGTCCGCGTCGGCGGTCTGCGGCAGCCCGGCTGCGGTGCCGAGGGCCCCCGCCGCTCCGAACATGAGCAGCGCACCACCGGCCACGCCGCCCGCGATCTTCTTGGGGTTGTAAGCCATAGCGTCCTCCTACTCGCTCTTCTCGTCAGCAGCCGCTTCGACCTTCGGGGGGACGAGCGACGCGGTCTGCAGCACGGTCGTCTCCTCGGGGCTGGGCAGCTTGTCCTTTGCGTTGAACATCACGGTCTGCGTTTCGAAGCTCACCATGCCGCTCTCGGTGGTGGCGCGGACGGTCAGGCAGTACGCGCCTTCCAGCTCGGGCGTGTAGGAGTACGTCCACCACACCATCTTGTTGCGGTCGGTGTCGGCCAGGTCGTACTTCGTCCAGGTCTCGCCGCGATCCATCGAGAACTCGACGCTCGTGATCTTCTCGTCGTAGCCGTCCACGTAGCCCGAGAACTCGTAGGGTTGGCCGTTCTGCACGAGCAGGCCGTCGGGCACGCCGAGGATGGTGGCGTTGGGCTTGTTCATGGGAACGTCGTCCTCGTTCTGCCATCCGTTCGGGTTGCCGGCCCACTTGTCGGTGTAGTCGATGTCCTCGTCGGTGACGTGGTAGGTGTCGACCTGCTTGGAGTTGATCTGCGCATCGACGCCCTCGACCCAGTTCGTGCACGGGTAGCCGCGCGTCGCGTCGAGGTACTCGCCGCCGATCTTGTACACCAGCAGCGCCTCGTCGGAGTCCACCTTGCCCACGGGGAAGGCGCGCTTGGAGCTGCCGTCGGCGCGCAGCGCCTTGACGCCCGTGGTGCCGTCCTTGTAGCCGCCCGCCTTCTCGACGAGCCAGCTCACGGGAATGCCGGTGATCTCGGTGTTCGTGACGCCGCCGCCGCCGACCGGGTTCCAGTTGCACACCATCTTCGAGGTCTTCGTCACCACGGCGCCATCGGCTTCCGCTTCCTTGATGAGCTCGGGCAGCGTGGCCGTGTACTCCGCGTTCACGTTGCCGTCCACCGTGATGGTCCATTCGTCGAACAGGCTCTGCGGCATCTCGAGGTCGAGGCCGTTCACGCCCGCGCCGTGGCGCATGTTGTCGTAGTAGGCGTGCATCCAGTCGTACGAGAACACGCCGCTTTGATCCTGCGTCCTCTCCTGGTCGATGGCGAAGGCGCCCTGCACGTTCTCAACGTCGTTGATGCCCCACAGGCGGTCGTACTTCGTGGTGTCCCACAGCTCCATGCCGCCGCCGTTCTCGGTGGCGTTGTGGCACGACATGCAATCGCCGTCGTACTGCTCGGTGAACTCGCCCTTCGTGCGCGATCCGAAGTGGATGCCGTGCATGAGCGTGCCGAACTCGTACTGCTTGGAGATGTAGCCGGGCGCGTAGGAGTGGCAGAACAGGCACTGCTGCAGCGTGGTCTTGTTGTCCAGCTCGTCGTTCCATGCCACCGGGTGCTCGTAAGGCAGGTTCTTCAGCAGCGCGTTCATGTCGGCGTGGCACGATTCGCAGCCGCGGTTGTCGGCATCGAGCCAGTAGGTGTTGTACGAGTTCGAGCCGGCCTGGATCTGCCAGGCGTCGGGGTCGACCTCGTACTCGGTGGGCGTGCGCTGCACCATCTGGCCGTTCGGCAGCGTCCTCACTTCGGGCGCGTACTCGGTTGCCACCTGGTCCCAGCGGTCCCATAGCCCGTCGAGGTACTCCTTGCCGGGATAGTAGTCTTCGTTGATGTCCTCGTTCGTGGTGCCTTCGGCGCCGTCGATGATGGCTTGCTGCTCGGGCGTGAGATTCTGCTCCTGCGGGGCGGCGGCGCCGTCCCCGGACGGGGCGGCGGTGCTCGCGTTCTCCGACTGCTGCGGCGCGCATCCGGCCGCCAGGCCGAGCGTGCAGGCCGCGCAGGTTGCCACGATGATGGCCTTCTTGTTGAACCTCATGCATCCCCCTTTCCTTGTCTTGGATCCTATCGTCCGATGCGCCTGCAGCCGCTTTTTCCGGTCGTGCCTCCTCCCTTCGCGTTCCCTTCCGTATCGTGCTGACGGCGTATCGACGGACCGTTTCATCGTAGGGTGCCCGCCCTCGCGCGCGCCATCACCCAAGTATCCGATTCGCTTCGTATTCGACGATGCGCGCATCGGACACTTTGGGCGATGCCCGTGTGGGACGGGGTGATTCGCCTGGCGGGCTGCGCTCTGCCGATATTTGAGGGTGCGGGTGCGCGAAGGGCGTGCGATAATGGGGGACGGTCGCCGCATGGGCGATCGGACGTTGGGGGAAGCATGGGAAATCTCTGATCATGGGCAACCGCGGTCTGCAAATCAATCCGGTGGGCGTGCTCGCTTCGTGCGGGCTGGGGCTCAACCTGGTGTGGTGCACGTTGATGGGCCACACGCTGGGGTTCATGTCGTCCACGGCCGGCATGGACGTGTGGGTGAACCCGCGCCTGTTCTTTCTTGCGGGCATCCTTGTGTGCACGGTGGCGTTCACGGCGGCGCCGCGCGCGCTCAAGCGCGCCGACGGCATGCTGCGCTTCGTGCTGCCGCTGCTGTCGGCGTTCGGCACGGCGTGCTTCGGCATGTCGTTCCATCAGACGATATTCGATCCCGGCGCGCTGGCCGTGGGCGGTTTGTTCGTAGCGGGCGTGGGCTACTTCTGGCTGGCGGCGCGCTACATCCTGCTGCTCGCGCGCACGCAAGGTTACGTGTGCGC encodes:
- a CDS encoding molybdopterin-dependent oxidoreductase, coding for MRFNKKAIIVATCAACTLGLAAGCAPQQSENASTAAPSGDGAAAPQEQNLTPEQQAIIDGAEGTTNEDINEDYYPGKEYLDGLWDRWDQVATEYAPEVRTLPNGQMVQRTPTEYEVDPDAWQIQAGSNSYNTYWLDADNRGCESCHADMNALLKNLPYEHPVAWNDELDNKTTLQQCLFCHSYAPGYISKQYEFGTLMHGIHFGSRTKGEFTEQYDGDCMSCHNATENGGGMELWDTTKYDRLWGINDVENVQGAFAIDQERTQDQSGVFSYDWMHAYYDNMRHGAGVNGLDLEMPQSLFDEWTITVDGNVNAEYTATLPELIKEAEADGAVVTKTSKMVCNWNPVGGGGVTNTEITGIPVSWLVEKAGGYKDGTTGVKALRADGSSKRAFPVGKVDSDEALLVYKIGGEYLDATRGYPCTNWVEGVDAQINSKQVDTYHVTDEDIDYTDKWAGNPNGWQNEDDVPMNKPNATILGVPDGLLVQNGQPYEFSGYVDGYDEKITSVEFSMDRGETWTKYDLADTDRNKMVWWTYSYTPELEGAYCLTVRATTESGMVSFETQTVMFNAKDKLPSPEETTVLQTASLVPPKVEAAADEKSE